The Malus domestica chromosome 17, GDT2T_hap1 genome contains the following window.
CCCgttgtttaccaaaaaaaatcattttaatgaGGTTAATCAAAAGTTAGAGGATATGTTAAAAAAGATGTTGGCATTGCCATCAACGAAGGGAGAAAGTCTCACTCTTATACAAAGCATTATTAATCTGCTTGTCCTCTTTGTTAAGTGGGTCAACCTGAATACTGCCAAACATGCTTGGGCCAACTTTAAATAGGTCAGACCAGTTTGACACTTCTAATTGAATTGATTTTCCAACAAGAAATGAAATAAATCACaaacatattatttcaaagcataggAATATTGGGAAAGCATCGATTTCTTTATCAAATAAACACATAAATGTAAAttatttcttaatttaattatcacgTACCTTCTTCATTGCAAAGGAAATTTTACACTATATGTTGCACtaaacttgaattgcatgatcTTGCTGAGCACTTCTTTataagacttcttcaatcaaacTAGGGGAAACTTAATAACATTTTCCAGTTACATAATTTCACAGTTATTGTAAACTTTGTTTATGGTTATAGTTATGTATGTTTAATTTTGGAATCTGCAATTCCTTCTGATCTCTCCTTGTGTCCCAGTTAGAGGACTAATGTTGCCCATCTTCACCATGGACCCAGCAAAGTCGCTTCTCCAGGCTACATTGTCCCTACTATAAGTTGTAACCAATGAATCCTGAGGCCCATTATTAAAGAACTCCTGATCCGAATGAAGAAGACCGCGATGACCAACAAGGGTCTTGTAGTAGTCATTGTCGAAAGTAACTGGTGTTGCATCAAAGGGGGCTAGATTGCTGTCTCCACCAGAAGCTGGACAACCGATCTTCCGAAAATTTGCAAAAATGGGGTTTATGTTGGTATCATTGTATATGTGGCTCCTGAAATTTGCACACTGAGCGTAGCCTACTGTGTGGGCACCAACGAGCACCGTCATGTCCTCGGCATCTAAGCCTTTGCTCGCAAAGTTGGCGGTCAGGGTTGCGATGTCAGAGAACGGGGCTGGGATTTGGGTGTTGGCATCACTTTGGCTTGCTGTTCTTGCATCTCTTCGGCCTAGTGGTACCGTCCAGTTGGGTCCTCCAAGCTACACATATACAGCAATTAGAAAATACGTACTTAACAATATAGCCTGTATGTAAGATGTCACCTATCAGGGCTTTGATCTGAAATCTCTTTTGCCCGTAAGCATTAACAAGTATGTCTACACTTTTCTTAGATCCAGTTTCCGATTCAATTTTGCAGAGACGAGAAAATAGTGAGGTGGCTACTCACCAACACTACTCCGTCTCGGGCCGCAAGTGCTAAAATATCTGCACAAGATACAGTAGAACTGCAAGCTGCTTCCACACGGGTTTTAATGGTATCAATCACTTCAAAGCCCCTAGCTGAGTTCTGGTTCGGGAGCGCATTCTTTTCGCCTGTGAAGGTCGGCGTGTCGTCCAACAGTATGGAAGCGTCGCAACCCTGGAAGAAACGAATCAAAATGCACACTGTTAACATGAAAAACTTGGTTCAATTAACACATATAGCGTTTGTGTAGTGTGTATATATAGATCGACGATCTCACATTGACAAAGCAATCGTGGAAGAACAAGCGAAGGATAGAGGCACCGATCCGTAACTCTTTAATAACGGCTTCGGTCATAGCTCTGCGCACGATGGTCTCGAGGTTTGGGCAAGTTGAGGCGTAGAAGTTGGGAGAGAGCTGTGCATTGCTGCAGCAGCCAAAGATGAAGACTACTGCAATGAAGAAGTAGGATACAGAGGCCATGATAATATATTAGCTGAAGAGGCCCGTTGTAGTGTAAGGAAGAAGCGAACAAATACTGTCTATATATAGAGTGCGTAAATTCGTGAATTGTGATTGTGCATGCATGGAGAGATTGGAgaaagactttttttattttattttttttatccttaCCAACCATCGTGTGCAATACGGGTCTGAAATTTATCCCCTACTTGCCCCGTGATGGTTACTGGAGAAAGAATTTCTGAAGTTGGTTGGAATTGCATTTCAAACTTTGTTACGGAAAGGTATGGAAGGAACATCATCAAGCtccaataagacaaaaaaatattgataaaaaaaaaattaattcgaAAAACATCTTTATCTTCTTGGCAAAgtcttaaaattttaaaatctctAGAGTCCAGTTGCTCCATGTCGGGGCTGTTCTGTTTATCATTGTATATGGGTATGCTATAAAAGTgatattttgtaaaccaaatttaAATTATTTCTCTAATTCACGCTATTCTTACATTAGTCTTGCAACatggtttttaattttctaaaaTCTCGTATTTATCTTGTGTCTCACTTCAGCCCttattataaattttgtttgtttttctatCAAAGTATAACATTGGACAAAATATGAGGATTATAAAATGGTTTCAGAAATTAGCATAGCTCCTCACTTGGttcatgagatttgaaatcgatagaagtggtccttgaatttgtccaccatcaatcattttagtcttttcgtgaaaaatctctattaaacaaggaccaaaatgacaaaaactcTTATAatccataaaaaataaacacgttaaccaatatttaagtaataatctaatcatcaaccaCAATAtaatttggtttacaaatttagtttaaaaattttcatccaCCTAGCATTACCCGGATGAAAATGTGTgactttatttaattaagcTACCGATTTCATCAAATTAAATTGGATAATCAAATATTAGGCCACCAATCCATATCAATATCATCCTCCAAATTTAGGGAGCTTTGAGCTACGAAAGTTGCTGCCCATCGATAATATCCATTTTGAAGAGTCAGTTGTTGAGTCCATGGTGGTTGTTACTATTATTAtttgttgttattattattattattattatttggtttACAATCACCTTATAATTTGGTTTaccaatttaatttaaaaattttgtccACCTTGCATTAGCCGGATGAAAATTATGATTATGCTACCCATTTCACTAAATTAAATAGGATAATCAAATATTGGGCCACCAATACATATCTCAACAGGATCATCTCcagatcctttttgtgaggatcccgaAGATTCATAAATAATGTCCGTTCATCGTGTATCATGCGATTAGTTTTGTCAGGTACtatatgtgtttaattttaaataaaaaaattaaatgattttttactatacaatgtacaatgaacgaacacgatttaTGGATTCAGGGGATCCTCATAAAGAGAATCCGGATTCATACATATCAATATCATCCTCAAAATTTAGGGAGCTTTGAGCCACGAAAGTTGCTGCCTCATCGATCAAATCCATTTTGAAGAGGTAGTTGTTGAGTCCATGGTGGTGGTTATTGGATGAGGAACATTTTTGGATTCTCTTTCTGAGGATCTTAAGGATTTTCACATCCTatatgttcatcgtatatcgtacggccagtttttatcaggtactatttgtgtttagttttaaataaagaaagtcaaatgatttctaaccgcacAATATACAATGAATAACTAAAATATGAGGATCCATAGGATTCCCACAATTTAGATCCAGATGAGATCCAAATCCGTAGTTATTATTAGTTTTGgttgaaaatattattattattattattattattattattattattattattattattattattattatttgggaAATATCGGTACTAGGATATAGGATGAACGACAAAGAGAGAGAaccggagaagggagaagaaagagtcaaggagaaagagagaaaattaatgaaaaataattaatgaGATGGGAGAGAAATAATCTTTAGAATTTATTCCCAATTACtttaataaagaaaactaatttgattaattagatTACATCTCAACCCTTAAAAGTATACAAATATAATGATCTAGGACTTGTGTCaaaacttatattttttttttgtggtgtcACGGATCCGTCACCATATATAATGATCCATcgccatatatttttttttgtggtgtCACGGAGTCGTATAGATGCTTTTTTTAGTCAATTATTATAGTCTATAGATTGCTATTTAGTTTTTGAACAACTTATTAtatattgctttatgtttgaCTTTGAACAACTTCAGTATGTGTGATTGCGTGTGTGTAGACCCGGCAGTTTCTAACACGATACGGTGACACGATATGAaaacgacacaaaaataacgggtttcaggTCAACAcaataacttatcgggtcattatcgggtgacccgttaagaaccagTTAATAACGGGCTCTTAACGGGTATACaggcgggtaacacgtgggtaacccgtttggacccgttaagaaaaaatttattttgataattttaaagtttaattactaaaagatttattataaaatacaatagccatattaatatatacaatatattctatattaaatatatagttttgtattattattctatataagtttttttttttaaattgtcattatttatttttattatgagagttccttattatcattactaggataaattttacttaacatgttgttgtccaaaattaaaataaactaatatagtatttatataggcaagaactaagaagacatacatacacatatgaaaaatgtgaaagaatatataaacactcgtgattcatcattattcctccacgagtagataatggttacatttgcattatcgtttagatttttaaaattgtCCAAACCTTcgtgaataatattttttatttgagggcaaaattaataaaattaataataattattgtagaagtgtaaaaaatgtaaaaaagatatacaatcactcatagtgacaaactttacaactttgaTGAAGAGGtcaacttcgaaatccaacactataattcataaaccttaaatttatatttaaccatcGATTGCCATTTATGCTTTAtttttcttactgaatttcatttttaaaattttctttttttaaaacatgatcatctggcggatgtgAGAAGaggaacggttcagatctttgatatcacgtttcgatatttatggTTAACTGAAAGATGAGTCGATATCATATAGTTTGtaaaaaactttataaatatcaagcaatattttcactaaccgtaaaactctaaatataatatcaacgatccaaaccgttcatcttcctccatcctctaatagatcaagttttcaaaaaagaaaagctgaaaaaacaaaatttgatgtgaacaatgaagcgtaaatgtaaacaacaatcaacggttaaattttgatctatgatttttatgattatagtggcgaatttcgaagttaagctcttcatgaaagttgtaaagcttgccATTACAAGCGTTTAtaaattttttctatatttttttacaattctacattaattaaaaaactattaaagactttaggtaagtgaaaatatacttaaaaagaaaaatgcgtttttatgttttggatgtgacaatatggtatgtatatacttatttagtattatatttttca
Protein-coding sequences here:
- the LOC103405860 gene encoding peroxidase P7-like, with the translated sequence MASVSYFFIAVVFIFGCCSNAQLSPNFYASTCPNLETIVRRAMTEAVIKELRIGASILRLFFHDCFVNGCDASILLDDTPTFTGEKNALPNQNSARGFEVIDTIKTRVEAACSSTVSCADILALAARDGVVLLGGPNWTVPLGRRDARTASQSDANTQIPAPFSDIATLTANFASKGLDAEDMTVLVGAHTVGYAQCANFRSHIYNDTNINPIFANFRKIGCPASGGDSNLAPFDATPVTFDNDYYKTLVGHRGLLHSDQEFFNNGPQDSLVTTYSRDNVAWRSDFAGSMVKMGNISPLTGTQGEIRRNCRFQN